A section of the Streptomyces sp. SCL15-4 genome encodes:
- a CDS encoding HK97 family phage prohead protease, producing the protein MPALPAVTRDLERSAPFQLVRADGTEEGDGRTLTGYAALFGTPTEINSWEGTFTETIRKGAFKKTIREQTPVMQFDHGRHPLIGSIPIGAITDLREDDQGLYVEGRITDNWLMQPVRDAIAEKSVNGMSFRFEVVREEWRDVNGKLVKPEEVYDLLWMPGDRGPLQRELIELKCRELGPVVFPAYAGTSVSVRARDVADGLAHDDEMTRRIRHSLARDTAAPSVPDDPELRREVATALLYQRAAPPAHGHPAPTRSPGAPLADEHPPPRPTPDAPPADGHPSPSDRTVRMRSQLAEIGQLMDGVLASIDTPKETG; encoded by the coding sequence ATGCCCGCACTGCCCGCCGTGACGCGCGACCTGGAGAGGTCGGCGCCGTTCCAGCTGGTCCGCGCCGATGGCACCGAGGAGGGCGACGGGCGGACCCTGACCGGGTACGCGGCGCTCTTCGGCACCCCCACCGAGATCAACTCGTGGGAGGGCACGTTCACCGAGACCATCCGCAAGGGCGCCTTCAAGAAGACGATCCGCGAGCAGACCCCGGTCATGCAGTTCGACCACGGCCGGCACCCGCTCATCGGGTCGATCCCGATCGGTGCCATCACCGACCTGCGCGAGGACGACCAAGGCCTCTACGTCGAGGGCCGCATCACCGACAACTGGCTGATGCAGCCGGTCCGGGACGCGATCGCGGAGAAGTCCGTGAACGGCATGAGCTTCCGCTTCGAGGTCGTCCGCGAGGAGTGGCGCGACGTCAACGGCAAGCTGGTCAAGCCCGAAGAGGTCTACGACCTGCTGTGGATGCCGGGCGACCGCGGCCCGCTCCAGCGGGAGCTGATCGAGCTGAAGTGCCGCGAGCTGGGCCCGGTCGTCTTCCCCGCCTACGCCGGCACGTCCGTGTCGGTGCGGGCCCGCGACGTCGCCGACGGCCTCGCGCACGACGACGAGATGACCCGCCGCATCCGGCACTCCCTCGCCCGCGACACGGCCGCGCCGTCCGTCCCGGACGATCCCGAGCTGCGCCGCGAGGTCGCCACCGCGCTGCTCTACCAGCGTGCCGCGCCGCCCGCCCACGGGCACCCGGCCCCGACACGTTCCCCAGGCGCGCCGCTCGCTGACGAGCACCCGCCACCCCGGCCCACCCCTGACGCGCCGCCCGCCGATGGGCACCCGTCGCCCTCCGACCGCACCGTCCGCATGCGCTCTCAGCTGGCCGAGATCGGCCAGCTGATGGACGGCGTGCTGGCGTCCATCGACACCCCGAAGGAGACCGGCTGA